In Rosa chinensis cultivar Old Blush chromosome 1, RchiOBHm-V2, whole genome shotgun sequence, a genomic segment contains:
- the LOC112170124 gene encoding 1-aminocyclopropane-1-carboxylate oxidase homolog 4, giving the protein MAVNCATSNSQYDRLKEVKEFDESKMGVKGLSDSGITSIPRFFIHPPETLPCNNLNSSTNTTSIPLLDLANLNSPTHRPQIIQQIKDAASTWGFFQVINHGIPASVLDETIQSITAFHEQPHEIKAKHYRRQEHHGVMYTSNNDLYRSKAATWHDSLQVYTAPEEMKVEDDIPGVCRKEVIAWDFHAVKVAEALFELLAEGLGLEAGKFKELGFMKARLFLGHCYPYCPQPDLTVGIKSHTDAGLTVLLQNQVGGLQVKRGSEWVDVKPLPGALTVNIGDFIQIISNGEYQSVEHRVLANSSKEPRISVLIFNNLGGWKESDEFGPLPELLSAEKPALYRGFTVPEFLQSFYSKELDGKNIVERVTLH; this is encoded by the exons ATGGCAGTTAATTGTGCTACTTCCAATTCCCAATATGATCGGCTCAAAGAAGTTAAAGAGTTTGACGAATCAAAGATGGGAGTAAAGGGTCTTTCCGACTCTGGCATCACTTCTATTCCTCGCTTCTTCATACATCCACCAGAAACTCTTCCTTGTAATAACTTAAACTCTAGCACCAACACTACCTCCATCCCCCTACTCGACTTAGCCAACCTCAATTCCCCCACCCATCGTCCCCAAATCATCCAACAGATTAAAGATGCCGCCTCCACGTGGGGTTTCTTCCAAGTCATCAACCACGGTATACCAGCATCAGTCCTCGATGAGACGATCCAAAGCATCACAGCCTTCCATGAACAACCTCACGAGATCAAAGCCAAACACTACAGACGCCAAGAGCACCACGGTGTCATGTACACTAGCAACAATGACTTGTACCGGAGTAAAGCGGCCACGTGGCATGACTCCCTTCAG GTGTATACAGCACCGGAGGAGATGAAGGTGGAGGATGACATCCCAGGGGTTTGCCGTAAGGAGGTGATTGCATGGGATTTTCATGCAGTCAAAGTAGCCGAGGCATTATTTGAGTTGTTGGCTGAAGGTCTTGGTTTGGAAGCTGGGAAGTTCAAGGAGTTGGGTTTTATGAAAGCTAGATTATTTTTGGGTCACTGTTATCCCTACTGTCCGCAACCAGATCTGACGGTGGGAATCAAATCTCATACTGATGCCGGTTTGACAGTGTTGCTACAGAACCAGGTCGGAGGGTTGCAAGTGAAGCGAGGGAGTGAGTGGGTGGATGTTAAGCCCTTGCCTGGGGCATTGACTGTTAATATTGGTGACTTCATACAG ATCATATCAAATGGGGAGTATCAAAGCGTGGAGCATCGAGTATTGGCAAACTCATCGAAGGAACCAAGAATCTCagtattgatttttaataaCTTGGGGGGTTGGAAAGAGTCGGATGAATTTGGGCCACTTCCAGAATTATTATCAGCAGAGAAACCAGCCCTTTATCGAGGATTCACTGTGCCAGAGTTCCTCCAAAGCTTTTATAGCAAAGAATTAGATGGCAAAAACATAGTAGAAAGAGTTACACTTCACTAA